In Halobaculum sp. XH14, a single genomic region encodes these proteins:
- a CDS encoding helix-turn-helix domain-containing protein, with protein MPQATLKVKSNDGLVALSEAHPDVAFEVLGAWPDGEELRLLVETDVLDVDPLTETLGTISDVTDFEVRHAGSDRVLCEVATTIPEPHGAIADSGVVPSFPLHLEGGWLVGDLVASRDQLSAFRDELDSAGIEYRITQVSATSTESPLLTDRQREVVDVALEHGYYDSPRDCTLTALAEHLDVNKSAVSRVLHRAEGKIITAFGSAGGDSRSSTNER; from the coding sequence ATGCCCCAGGCGACGTTGAAGGTCAAGTCGAACGACGGGCTCGTCGCGCTTTCAGAAGCCCATCCCGACGTAGCGTTCGAGGTTCTTGGAGCGTGGCCCGATGGGGAGGAGCTCCGCCTGCTCGTGGAGACGGACGTACTCGATGTCGACCCACTCACTGAGACGCTCGGAACGATCTCCGACGTCACCGATTTCGAGGTCCGGCACGCGGGTTCCGACCGGGTTCTCTGCGAGGTGGCCACGACGATACCCGAACCACATGGGGCGATTGCGGACTCCGGTGTCGTCCCGTCGTTTCCGTTGCACCTCGAAGGCGGGTGGCTCGTCGGTGACCTCGTCGCGTCGCGAGATCAGCTCTCCGCCTTTCGCGACGAACTGGATTCGGCAGGGATCGAGTATCGGATCACGCAGGTTTCTGCGACGTCCACGGAGTCTCCCCTGCTTACCGACCGTCAGCGCGAGGTCGTCGACGTTGCCCTGGAACACGGATACTACGATTCACCGCGTGACTGCACGCTGACGGCGCTCGCCGAGCACCTCGACGTGAACAAATCCGCCGTGAGTCGCGTGCTCCATCGAGCCGAGGGAAAGATCATCACTGCGTTTGGGTCGGCGGGCGGCGATTCACGATCCTCGACGAATGAGCGATAG
- a CDS encoding ester cyclase gives MGDTNRQVIERLYEDVWNGKNPNTAEELVHDAYVIHDRELAEELQGPDLYNALASSTRELFSNLSFTIEDVVAADDEVALRWTMVGTHEGRLFGVEPTGERVELAAIEINRFEDGQLIETWTQSDQLGLMGQVGALSEIN, from the coding sequence ATGGGCGACACCAACCGGCAGGTAATCGAGCGACTCTACGAGGACGTTTGGAACGGCAAGAACCCGAACACGGCCGAGGAACTGGTCCACGACGCGTACGTCATCCACGACAGAGAACTCGCCGAGGAGTTGCAGGGGCCCGACCTCTACAACGCGCTCGCGTCGTCGACGCGTGAGTTATTCTCGAATCTATCGTTCACTATCGAAGACGTGGTCGCCGCGGACGACGAGGTCGCGCTTCGGTGGACGATGGTGGGAACGCACGAAGGGCGGCTATTCGGGGTCGAGCCCACCGGGGAGCGGGTCGAACTGGCTGCCATCGAGATCAATCGTTTCGAGGACGGGCAACTGATCGAGACCTGGACGCAAAGCGACCAGTTGGGCCTCATGGGACAGGTCGGTGCACTCTCCGAGATCAACTGA
- a CDS encoding helix-turn-helix domain-containing protein, which produces MRYTTFVIEQIDDERCSSGERVSDSAVHGEAIHYINLLNDGTGVGLYQLRGDFEQGMDALEADPDVLSVEQSTASEGLVHLHFRANALMTDLLGIFRRYEVVVDWPMEYTDRGGLRVTIIGEEGTIREAIEEIPDGIRITLEGLGEYRPEMRQLSSLLTDRQRELLELAIDEGYYEMPRRTTLRDLADRANISAGTVGEHLRKIETKVIMELV; this is translated from the coding sequence ATGAGATATACGACGTTCGTCATCGAGCAGATCGACGACGAACGCTGTTCTAGCGGTGAGCGTGTGTCCGATTCAGCAGTCCACGGTGAAGCGATTCACTACATCAACCTCTTGAACGACGGAACTGGCGTTGGACTCTATCAACTCCGTGGCGATTTCGAACAGGGCATGGACGCACTGGAAGCGGATCCCGATGTACTTTCCGTCGAGCAGTCGACAGCATCGGAAGGGCTCGTCCATCTCCACTTTCGAGCAAACGCCCTCATGACCGACCTCCTCGGTATATTCCGACGGTATGAGGTCGTCGTGGACTGGCCGATGGAATACACCGATCGGGGCGGCCTTCGGGTAACCATCATTGGAGAGGAGGGGACGATCCGAGAGGCCATCGAGGAAATCCCCGACGGCATCCGGATTACGCTCGAAGGCCTCGGCGAGTATCGACCGGAGATGCGCCAGCTATCGTCGCTGCTGACGGATCGCCAGCGAGAACTGTTGGAACTAGCGATCGACGAGGGCTACTACGAGATGCCACGGCGTACGACTCTCCGAGACCTCGCTGACCGAGCGAACATCTCTGCGGGAACGGTAGGTGAGCACTTGCGGAAGATCGAGACGAAGGTCATTATGGAACTCGTTTGA
- a CDS encoding class I SAM-dependent methyltransferase, producing the protein MPGSKSGRGHTSRTETSAPALGQPTAPFTERFDPAAHRRYLSRDLHGEVLDLGAGNGAMFPYLRTAMQREPTLHLHAIEPDPGRRKEANRIASAHDLEIHVRSGRAESLPYADDTFDVVIASAVFCTVLDPARALEEVHRVVKPDGEFRFFEHVRSDGLRGYVQDVLTPLWKRVDNGCHLDRRTADWIAAGPFALDEIETLRFGISPVRPFVRGTATPVSQTETASRSEWRESVSSATLKSTSDGRFQESIET; encoded by the coding sequence ATGCCAGGAAGCAAATCCGGAAGAGGCCACACGAGTCGGACGGAAACGAGCGCACCAGCCCTCGGTCAGCCGACGGCCCCATTCACCGAGCGATTCGACCCTGCTGCGCACCGGCGGTATCTCTCTCGTGACCTCCACGGGGAGGTACTGGATCTCGGTGCGGGGAACGGTGCTATGTTCCCGTATCTGCGTACGGCCATGCAGCGCGAACCAACACTCCACCTGCACGCAATCGAACCGGATCCCGGCCGACGCAAAGAGGCGAATCGAATCGCCAGCGCGCACGATCTCGAGATACACGTACGGTCGGGACGAGCCGAATCCCTCCCGTATGCGGACGACACGTTCGACGTGGTCATCGCCTCCGCGGTGTTCTGTACGGTACTGGACCCGGCTCGTGCGCTCGAGGAAGTCCACCGCGTCGTGAAGCCGGATGGTGAATTCCGCTTTTTCGAACACGTTCGGTCGGACGGCCTCCGTGGCTACGTTCAGGACGTCTTGACACCACTCTGGAAACGGGTCGACAACGGCTGCCACCTCGACCGTCGAACGGCCGACTGGATCGCAGCGGGCCCGTTCGCTCTCGACGAGATCGAAACGCTACGTTTCGGAATTAGCCCGGTCAGGCCATTCGTGCGGGGAACTGCCACGCCAGTGAGTCAAACCGAGACTGCCAGCCGAAGCGAGTGGAGGGAGTCCGTCTCTTCGGCCACGCTGAAATCCACGAGTGACGGTCGGTTTCAGGAGTCGATTGAAACATGA
- a CDS encoding antibiotic biosynthesis monooxygenase: MIERIWHGWTDLENADEYERLLQEEIFPGIADKDVDGYYGIRLLRRSRDDEVEFITIMRFESMNSVTEFAGDDYETAYVPSDAREVLTRFDDRAQHYEVREQREY; encoded by the coding sequence ATGATCGAACGAATTTGGCACGGATGGACCGACCTGGAGAACGCGGACGAGTACGAGCGGCTTCTGCAAGAGGAGATTTTTCCGGGGATCGCCGACAAAGATGTCGACGGCTATTACGGTATCAGACTGCTACGGCGCTCCCGCGACGACGAAGTCGAATTCATCACCATCATGCGGTTCGAATCGATGAACTCCGTAACGGAGTTTGCGGGGGACGATTACGAGACCGCGTACGTCCCCTCGGACGCGCGTGAAGTCCTCACTCGATTCGATGACCGTGCGCAACATTATGAGGTAAGGGAGCAACGAGAGTACTAA
- a CDS encoding VOC family protein, translating into MIDSTTSRKITPFLTFEGEAEEAMNVYTSLFDDSEVTNLTKYGADEEGVEGTVKQATFTLNGEPYMCIDSSVEHEWEFTPAISLYVNCETEAEIDELFAELSDGGDVFMPLDSYPFSEKFGWVADEFGVSWQLNFDGNH; encoded by the coding sequence ATGATTGATTCCACCACCAGTCGAAAGATCACTCCCTTCCTGACGTTCGAAGGGGAGGCCGAAGAGGCGATGAACGTCTACACGTCGCTGTTCGACGATTCGGAGGTGACGAACCTCACCAAGTACGGAGCGGACGAAGAGGGCGTCGAAGGGACGGTCAAGCAAGCGACGTTCACGCTGAACGGGGAACCGTACATGTGTATCGACAGTAGCGTCGAACACGAGTGGGAATTTACGCCCGCGATATCGCTGTACGTGAACTGCGAGACGGAAGCGGAGATCGACGAACTCTTCGCCGAACTGTCCGACGGCGGAGACGTCTTCATGCCGCTTGACTCGTATCCGTTCAGCGAGAAATTCGGCTGGGTCGCCGACGAGTTCGGCGTTTCCTGGCAGTTGAACTTTGATGGCAACCACTAG
- a CDS encoding SRPBCC family protein yields MTPDATDDTEIETMDTTLTLSRTFDAPPERVFDAWIDPETVEQWLFTTPETNQEIEIDARVGGSYTITDRRGGEDYTAIGEYEEIDRPNRLVFTFAMPQFSPDEDRIVVEFEADGDGCVMTFTQEGLSWPPEQAEEYKRESEEGWVEMFDLLETRIETTDE; encoded by the coding sequence ATGACACCCGACGCAACCGACGACACCGAGATCGAAACGATGGACACGACCCTCACCCTAAGCCGGACGTTCGACGCGCCACCGGAGCGCGTCTTCGACGCGTGGATCGACCCCGAGACGGTCGAGCAGTGGTTGTTCACCACGCCGGAGACGAACCAGGAAATCGAGATCGACGCCCGGGTCGGCGGGTCGTACACCATCACCGACCGGCGCGGGGGTGAGGACTACACGGCCATCGGCGAGTACGAGGAGATCGACCGGCCAAACCGGCTGGTCTTTACCTTCGCCATGCCCCAATTCTCGCCCGACGAGGATCGAATCGTCGTCGAATTCGAGGCAGACGGCGACGGCTGTGTGATGACGTTCACTCAAGAGGGGCTCTCATGGCCGCCGGAGCAGGCTGAGGAGTACAAGCGCGAAAGTGAGGAGGGCTGGGTCGAGATGTTCGACCTGCTCGAAACCCGGATCGAAACTACGGACGAATGA
- a CDS encoding ArsR/SmtB family transcription factor — MVERQTDDLDLDAVFQALSHPTRRALIEQLASGPKSVSELAEPHDVSLAAVSKHLQALDDSNLIEVEEDGRVRRCHLDAAPLGEAFGWLTRYRVFWEDRFDALDDHLEDDDA, encoded by the coding sequence ATGGTTGAACGACAGACGGATGACCTGGACCTCGACGCAGTGTTCCAGGCGCTGTCCCACCCGACGCGGCGAGCGCTCATCGAGCAACTCGCCAGCGGCCCCAAGAGCGTCTCCGAGCTCGCCGAACCTCACGACGTCTCGCTGGCCGCGGTGTCCAAACACCTCCAGGCCCTCGATGACTCGAATCTCATCGAGGTCGAGGAAGATGGGCGAGTCCGCCGGTGTCACCTCGACGCCGCGCCGCTCGGCGAGGCATTCGGCTGGTTGACTCGCTACCGTGTCTTCTGGGAGGACCGCTTCGACGCGCTCGACGACCATCTGGAGGACGACGACGCATGA
- a CDS encoding fluoride efflux transporter FluC, whose product MIPDGAVPALLVAVGGALGAAGRFLVGQRLPSRRATALVNVLGSLVLGAVGGAVSAGYPTTLALLAGTGFCGAFTTYSTFAVELHDLLASRRWRTLVLFGVGTLVAALAGAALGRLLVVGP is encoded by the coding sequence ATGATCCCGGACGGGGCGGTGCCGGCCCTGCTCGTCGCGGTCGGGGGCGCGCTCGGAGCGGCCGGCCGGTTCCTCGTCGGACAGCGGCTTCCGAGCCGCCGTGCGACCGCGCTGGTGAACGTCCTCGGCAGCCTCGTGCTGGGCGCGGTCGGCGGGGCCGTCTCGGCGGGCTACCCGACGACGCTGGCGCTGCTCGCGGGCACCGGGTTCTGTGGCGCGTTCACGACGTACTCGACGTTCGCGGTCGAACTCCACGATCTGCTGGCGTCGCGCCGGTGGCGCACTCTCGTGCTCTTCGGCGTGGGGACGCTGGTCGCCGCGCTCGCCGGCGCGGCCCTCGGCCGACTTCTGGTCGTGGGACCGTGA
- a CDS encoding fluoride efflux transporter FluC — translation MRGRIAALALVAAGGAVGALLRYGVDVAVGGPAGTLLVNVLGSFALGLITVALLPDRVRLFAATGLCSSFTTYSTFAVDASALGGTAGVVYVGLTYGLGVAAAAAGVTVGRWR, via the coding sequence ATGCGCGGACGAATCGCGGCACTCGCCCTCGTCGCGGCCGGCGGGGCGGTCGGCGCGCTCCTCCGGTACGGCGTCGACGTCGCGGTCGGCGGCCCGGCAGGGACGCTGCTCGTCAACGTCCTCGGGAGCTTCGCCCTCGGACTCATCACGGTCGCGCTCCTCCCCGACCGCGTCCGCCTGTTCGCGGCGACCGGGCTCTGCTCGTCGTTCACGACCTACAGCACGTTCGCGGTCGACGCCTCCGCGCTCGGCGGGACGGCCGGCGTCGTCTACGTCGGCCTCACCTACGGGCTCGGCGTCGCCGCCGCCGCGGCGGGCGTCACCGTCGGGAGGTGGCGATGA
- a CDS encoding ATP-binding protein, with translation MHVIGRTDGEGPTADLGRYLARDGSTGGRVALDLDRPHAGLVVGKRGSGKSYTLGVLVEEVTDVPGLAPVVLDPMDAFAGLVERGGTVHRRPRVRADAIPPAAWPELLELDPASEVGGLVWRAFTETGTLRAAIEWLREADAERAVRRAGRNHLSLAASWDVFSPDGLGATDLDDGEPTVLDCSALPAAATNAICRAIASGLYRAAVGGELDRLPWLFLDEAHVCFDGLAGPALGTLLTRGRSPGVSLICATQRPRALPSVARSQADLLVAHRLTTRADLDALVDAHPALLEEEVADRLALDVGEAVVVDDATESAHSVRIRTRETRHDGDSPRASAMVPGEPRARSRDRTGTPE, from the coding sequence GTGCACGTCATCGGCCGAACCGACGGGGAGGGTCCGACCGCCGATCTCGGGCGCTATCTCGCCCGCGACGGGAGTACCGGCGGACGCGTCGCGCTCGATCTCGATCGCCCGCACGCGGGCCTCGTGGTCGGCAAACGCGGAAGCGGGAAGTCGTACACGCTCGGCGTACTGGTGGAGGAGGTCACCGACGTCCCGGGACTGGCCCCGGTCGTACTCGACCCGATGGACGCGTTCGCCGGACTCGTCGAACGCGGGGGGACGGTCCATCGTCGCCCACGCGTCCGCGCCGACGCGATCCCGCCCGCCGCGTGGCCGGAGCTGCTCGAGCTCGACCCGGCGAGCGAGGTTGGTGGGCTCGTCTGGCGGGCGTTCACCGAGACGGGGACGCTCCGGGCGGCGATCGAGTGGCTCCGGGAAGCGGACGCCGAGCGGGCGGTCCGTCGTGCGGGGCGCAATCACCTTTCGCTGGCAGCCTCCTGGGACGTGTTCAGCCCGGACGGACTCGGCGCGACCGATCTCGACGACGGCGAACCGACCGTCCTCGACTGTTCGGCGCTCCCCGCGGCGGCGACGAACGCGATCTGTCGTGCGATCGCCTCCGGACTGTATCGCGCCGCCGTCGGCGGCGAACTCGACCGACTCCCCTGGCTGTTCCTCGACGAGGCCCACGTCTGCTTCGACGGCCTGGCCGGGCCCGCGCTGGGAACGCTGCTGACCAGGGGGCGGTCCCCCGGCGTCTCGCTGATCTGTGCGACCCAGCGGCCGCGCGCGCTCCCGTCGGTCGCGCGCTCGCAGGCCGACCTGCTCGTCGCGCACCGGCTGACGACACGCGCCGATCTCGACGCGCTCGTGGACGCTCATCCGGCGCTGCTCGAGGAGGAGGTCGCGGACCGCCTCGCGCTCGACGTGGGTGAGGCGGTCGTCGTCGACGACGCCACGGAGTCGGCCCACTCGGTCCGGATCAGGACCAGGGAGACGCGCCACGACGGCGACTCACCCCGCGCGTCGGCGATGGTCCCCGGAGAACCGAGAGCCCGCTCGCGCGACCGAACCGGAACCCCCGAATAG
- a CDS encoding Ig-like domain-containing protein produces the protein MSDELSALLRDERAIEGLPVRLVIALVVGVASLSVMLNMVSGIGGLAVSELDARPSPEVTTPGEQKLSITVVDADGSAVSGATVVVSGSTAELDGVATARTDADGQANVTVSPSLGPNQAEGTLDIEIKPPAGGSYSDNRGNTRILIVSE, from the coding sequence ATGTCCGACGAACTGAGCGCACTGCTCCGTGACGAGCGCGCGATCGAAGGGTTGCCGGTCAGGCTCGTCATTGCGCTCGTGGTGGGCGTGGCGAGCCTGAGCGTGATGTTGAACATGGTCTCCGGGATCGGTGGGCTGGCGGTCAGCGAACTCGACGCACGGCCGAGCCCCGAGGTGACGACGCCCGGCGAGCAGAAACTGTCGATCACGGTCGTCGATGCCGACGGGAGCGCCGTCTCGGGCGCGACGGTGGTCGTGTCGGGCAGCACCGCCGAACTCGACGGGGTGGCGACCGCACGAACCGACGCGGACGGGCAGGCGAACGTGACCGTCTCACCGTCGCTCGGCCCGAACCAGGCCGAGGGGACGCTCGACATCGAGATCAAGCCGCCTGCGGGCGGATCCTACAGCGACAACCGGGGGAACACCAGGATCTTGATCGTCTCCGAGTGA
- a CDS encoding C40 family peptidase — protein MTRSESALRSALESFAVRSFGDERTSAWACSIDGAGPPYGVDATVTTHDEARRLAEFLRTDADVDPAASEITMLESNAVPRTVDRRSSPVRAAPDPSAEQVTAALYASPVRAFDSSGDWRRVRVADGYVGWVRADHLTERATSGDPSDVLRRDVPRDDVPGGFLPAGTACFGRASNGSGSTVRFRTGLETTVPDEAVTTPSGAVDGAAVVRTARQFLDTPYRWGGLTSEGIDCSGLVWTSYRVHGLVLPRDSDQQRRVGRSVDRDELRPGDLLFFPGHVGMSTGGLRFIHAHGDSDGVVEGSLDPPQSGYVESLDDSLACCRRIG, from the coding sequence ATGACACGATCCGAATCCGCCCTCCGATCGGCGCTCGAATCCTTCGCCGTCCGGTCGTTCGGGGACGAGCGGACGAGCGCGTGGGCGTGCTCGATCGACGGGGCGGGCCCGCCGTACGGAGTTGACGCGACGGTCACGACACACGACGAAGCGCGGCGACTGGCCGAGTTCCTCCGGACGGACGCAGACGTGGATCCGGCGGCATCGGAGATCACGATGCTCGAATCGAACGCCGTCCCGCGGACGGTCGATCGACGCTCGTCCCCGGTTCGCGCCGCGCCCGACCCGTCCGCCGAGCAGGTGACCGCCGCGCTGTACGCCTCCCCCGTCCGCGCGTTCGACTCGTCGGGCGACTGGCGGCGAGTTCGGGTCGCGGACGGATACGTCGGGTGGGTTCGGGCGGATCACCTCACGGAGCGGGCGACGTCCGGGGACCCGTCCGACGTGCTGCGTCGGGACGTCCCCCGTGATGACGTCCCGGGTGGGTTTCTCCCTGCCGGAACGGCCTGTTTCGGACGCGCTTCGAACGGGTCCGGGAGCACCGTTCGCTTCCGAACCGGGCTCGAAACGACGGTGCCGGACGAGGCCGTCACGACTCCCTCGGGAGCGGTCGACGGGGCGGCCGTCGTCCGGACCGCACGCCAGTTCCTCGACACCCCGTACCGGTGGGGCGGGCTGACGAGCGAGGGCATCGACTGCTCCGGGCTGGTCTGGACGAGTTACCGGGTTCACGGGCTGGTGCTTCCGCGTGATTCGGATCAGCAGCGGCGGGTCGGGAGGAGCGTCGATCGGGACGAGCTTCGGCCGGGCGACCTCCTCTTCTTCCCGGGTCACGTCGGGATGAGCACCGGCGGCCTTCGATTCATCCACGCGCACGGCGACAGTGACGGCGTCGTCGAAGGCAGCCTCGACCCGCCACAGTCGGGGTACGTCGAGTCGCTGGACGACTCACTTGCCTGCTGTCGGCGGATTGGCTGA
- a CDS encoding SDR family NAD(P)-dependent oxidoreductase — MDPAVDGATVVVTGGASGIGRATARAYAEHGATVVIADVAVDDGEAAVRSITEDGGTATFVETDVTDREHVASLLDAAADEFGGVDVVISNAGGSAGDDALHRLDVETWTRMIELNLGSHFLLAREALPHLVDSEIGSITFTSSVNGVTGIGLVGYSAAKSGLFGLSRVIAAQYGRHGVRSNVVCPGTIQSEALAAKREAEWSEELHDLWYAQYPLGRFGRPEEVADAMLFVGSRLGSFLTGTELVVDGGLSTSLDGTLLDSMYDLEELSRDD; from the coding sequence ATGGATCCAGCGGTCGACGGGGCGACGGTCGTCGTTACCGGCGGGGCGAGCGGGATCGGGCGGGCGACGGCTCGGGCGTACGCCGAACACGGTGCGACGGTCGTCATCGCGGACGTTGCCGTCGACGACGGCGAAGCCGCCGTCCGATCGATCACCGAGGACGGCGGGACGGCGACGTTCGTCGAGACCGACGTGACCGACCGCGAGCACGTGGCGAGCCTGCTGGACGCCGCCGCCGACGAGTTCGGCGGCGTGGACGTCGTGATCAGCAACGCCGGCGGCTCCGCCGGCGACGACGCGCTCCACCGGCTCGACGTCGAAACGTGGACCCGGATGATCGAGTTGAACCTCGGGAGCCACTTCCTGCTCGCCAGGGAGGCGCTGCCCCACCTGGTCGACTCCGAGATCGGCTCGATCACGTTCACGTCCTCCGTGAACGGCGTCACGGGCATCGGTCTGGTGGGGTATTCGGCCGCCAAGAGCGGGCTGTTCGGACTGTCGAGGGTGATCGCGGCCCAGTACGGTCGACACGGCGTCAGGTCGAACGTCGTCTGTCCGGGGACGATCCAGTCGGAGGCGCTCGCGGCGAAACGGGAGGCGGAGTGGTCCGAGGAGCTTCACGACCTGTGGTACGCCCAGTACCCGCTCGGGCGGTTCGGCCGACCGGAGGAGGTCGCGGACGCCATGCTGTTCGTGGGTTCACGGCTGGGGAGTTTTCTGACCGGGACCGAGCTCGTCGTGGACGGCGGGCTCTCGACGTCGCTCGACGGGACCCTCCTCGACTCCATGTACGACCTGGAGGAACTTTCGCGGGACGATTGA
- a CDS encoding IclR family transcriptional regulator — MSYEAKNPVQATQRSFDIIEALRAENGARLTTIAASLDLPNSTVHNHLSTLMEREYVVKEDDVYRLSLRFLELGEHTRSLRKIHRVAKPELEELAAETGEVASMMIEENGLGVFLFSAQGDDAVPVETSAGTHVSLHETGLGKAILANVSTERVDEIIDRHGMAGRTTRTVVDPAALHEQLAEVRETGIALGDAERIEGIRSVGAPVKDENGRVLGAIGVFGPAGRLSDDRIDGPLGDALENTSNIVELKFTYS, encoded by the coding sequence ATGAGCTACGAAGCGAAAAACCCGGTGCAAGCCACCCAACGCTCATTCGACATCATCGAAGCGCTTCGTGCGGAGAACGGGGCACGCCTCACGACCATCGCGGCGTCTCTGGATCTGCCGAACAGCACGGTTCACAACCACCTGAGCACGCTCATGGAGCGCGAGTACGTGGTCAAGGAGGACGACGTCTACCGGCTCAGTCTCCGGTTTCTGGAGCTCGGAGAGCACACCAGGAGCCTGCGGAAGATTCACCGCGTCGCGAAACCGGAACTCGAGGAACTGGCCGCCGAGACCGGCGAGGTGGCGAGCATGATGATCGAGGAGAACGGGCTGGGCGTGTTCCTCTTTTCCGCCCAGGGGGACGACGCGGTTCCGGTCGAAACGTCCGCGGGAACGCACGTGTCCCTCCACGAGACCGGGCTCGGCAAGGCCATCCTCGCGAACGTCTCGACCGAACGAGTCGACGAGATCATCGACCGGCACGGGATGGCCGGGAGGACGACCCGGACCGTCGTCGATCCGGCGGCGTTACACGAACAGCTCGCCGAGGTGCGCGAGACCGGAATCGCGCTCGGCGACGCCGAGCGGATCGAGGGGATCAGATCGGTCGGCGCCCCCGTGAAGGACGAGAACGGCCGCGTGCTCGGGGCGATCGGCGTCTTCGGCCCGGCCGGGCGGCTCTCCGACGACAGGATCGACGGACCGCTCGGCGACGCCCTGGAGAACACGAGCAACATCGTCGAACTCAAGTTCACGTACTCGTAG
- a CDS encoding mandelate racemase/muconate lactonizing enzyme family protein translates to MAIERVEAVPVAVDVKPLEEEFGLAPYRSNHDAVESRDRMLVRLETGDGLVGWGEMLVAMESATATKTIIEEVIAPELRGREPSEIRSFLESFYFPYTRIHPYLGAVEMAMWDLFGKRVGASVSQLLGGAVTESVNVAYCLGILGPDRSREQARFARDAGFEALKTKAGPDAGFDVERLTAMHEAVDGELEFRIDPNQGWSFEDAVRSAARLEDAGIYLQYLEQPCRIDTPGTYANLRSRIRTPLAVNEDTYFERNFGQLLKRDAVDVGVVDMIPAGGIIRVREQAALAADAGVSLSFHSGFDLGIKTAAMLHTVAATPAISLPPDSVYYAWDEYLVEDPFEIDDGAYPVPESPGLGISVDEDAVQAHRTDT, encoded by the coding sequence ATGGCAATCGAGCGAGTCGAGGCCGTCCCCGTAGCGGTAGACGTGAAGCCGCTGGAGGAGGAGTTCGGTCTCGCTCCGTATCGCAGCAATCACGATGCCGTCGAGTCACGTGACCGAATGCTGGTGCGGCTCGAGACGGGCGACGGGCTCGTCGGCTGGGGCGAGATGCTGGTGGCGATGGAGTCGGCGACGGCGACGAAAACGATCATCGAAGAAGTCATCGCCCCCGAACTCCGCGGGCGGGAGCCGTCGGAGATTCGATCGTTCCTGGAGTCGTTCTACTTCCCGTACACCAGGATCCATCCGTATCTCGGCGCCGTCGAGATGGCGATGTGGGACCTCTTTGGGAAGCGAGTCGGCGCGTCCGTGTCACAGTTGCTCGGCGGCGCGGTCACCGAGTCGGTAAATGTGGCGTACTGTCTCGGCATCCTCGGCCCGGATCGGTCACGCGAACAGGCACGGTTCGCGCGGGACGCGGGGTTCGAGGCGCTGAAGACCAAGGCGGGTCCCGACGCGGGCTTCGACGTCGAACGGCTCACCGCGATGCACGAGGCCGTCGACGGGGAGCTCGAGTTCCGGATCGACCCGAACCAGGGGTGGTCGTTCGAGGACGCGGTCCGGTCGGCCGCGCGGCTGGAGGACGCGGGGATCTACCTCCAGTATCTGGAACAGCCGTGTCGGATCGACACGCCGGGGACGTACGCGAACCTCCGGTCGCGCATCCGAACCCCGCTCGCGGTCAACGAGGACACGTACTTCGAGCGGAACTTCGGGCAACTGCTGAAACGGGACGCCGTCGACGTCGGCGTCGTGGACATGATCCCGGCCGGCGGCATCATCAGGGTCCGTGAGCAGGCGGCGCTGGCGGCCGACGCCGGCGTCTCCCTGTCGTTCCACAGCGGCTTCGACCTCGGGATCAAGACGGCGGCGATGCTCCACACCGTCGCGGCGACGCCGGCGATCAGCCTCCCCCCCGACTCGGTCTACTACGCCTGGGACGAGTATCTCGTCGAGGATCCCTTCGAGATCGACGACGGAGCGTACCCGGTCCCCGAGTCACCCGGCCTCGGCATCTCGGTCGACGAGGACGCGGTCCAGGCCCACCGGACCGACACATGA